Genomic DNA from Flavobacteriales bacterium:
GACTTTTTCTTTTCATTCAATTTTATTTACGGAAACTTAGGGAATTTGCTGAAATCCGGTTTGCGTTTTTCTACATATGCATTCTTTCCTTCTTTGGCTTCATCGCTGAGGTAATAGAGTAGAGTAGCATTACCGGCTAACTCCTGAATACCTGTTTGTCCGTCGAGCTCTGCATTAAATGATGATTTAAGCATACGAATTGCCAATGGCGATTTTTCACGGATCTTATTGGCCCAGATCATCACTTCATCTTCCAGTTTCTCCAATGGAACAACCGTGTTTACCAATCCCATTTGAAGGGCTTGCTCGGCATTGTACTGATCGCATAAATACCAAATTTCACGCGCTTTTTTCTGACCTACACAACGTGCCAGATACGATGCGCCAAATCCTCCGTCGAACGATCCTACACGTGGACCGGTTTGTCCGAAAATGGCATTTTCACTGGCAATGGAAAGATCGCAAACTACATGAAGTACATGTCCGCCACCAATAGCAAATCCGTTTACCATTGCAATAACAACTTTTGGAATGGAACGGATTATTTTTTGAAGATCGAGCACATTTAAACGTGGAATTTTATCGCCACCTACATATCCGCCATGTCCTCGAACATTCTGGTCGCCTCCCGAACAAAATGCTTTATCTCCTTCTCCGGTTAATACAATCACATCTACTTTCGCTTCGTCTCTGCAATAATTCATTGCATCAATCATTTCCATTACGGTTAAAGGCGTAAACGCATTGCGGTAACGTGGACGATTAATGGTGATTTTTGCAACACCTTCGCAGAATTCGAATTTAATTTCTTCGTAGTTTTTGATTTTGGTCCAGGTTCTCATGGTGGTCTGAATTCAGTTTATGGTTATGAATTTTATTTTCCTTGTTTTAAATACTTAAAATAATCTTTCAGGATTTTCGGATTAAGTTGCGATTCCGTAAAAATTTCCAAAACCGAAGCTTCACGATTTTTTTCTCCGTAAAAGGATTGGAGCGATTCTTCCAGTTCTTGTTTATTGGATGCCTTGAAGTAATTTAATCCGTATGCTTTGCAGAGAAATTCCGCATGCATATTTTGCCGGGTTTCGAATAAGGTTTCAATTTCATCGTTGTGTTCGGGACCTTCAATAATTCTGAAAATTCCGCCGCCGCCGTTATTGATCACAACAATTCGCAATTGCTTGCTCAGGTATTTATTCCATAATCCGTTCGAATCATAAAAGAATCCGATATCGCCCGTAATTAAAGTCGTTTTTTTACCGGATGCATATGCAGCTCCCGCGGCAGTACTGGTGCAGCCGTCAATTCCACTTGCTCCTCTGTTGCTATGATAGCTTAATTTTTTTCCGGCTTTAAACAACTGAACGTAACGCACAGGTGAACTGTTGCTCATTTGCAAATCGCTGTTTTCCGGAATATGTTTTAATATGCTTTCAAAAGCAGAGAGATCGGAAAATGGACAATTCTTCATAAAGGCTTGGTGACGTTCTTCCGTAAGAAGATCCATTTCTTTCCATTGTTTGCGGTAATCACTCTGCTTCGTTTTTAAATGCGGTTTTATTTGTGAGAAAAAGGAAAGCGGACTAAGCGGAATATTATGCGTGAGACATTGGTACGTATCCAAATGCAATTCCGAAGTGTCGATATGCCAGTGTTCAAGCGGTGAATTTTTCCGAATAAAAACTTTTACGCGCTTTGAAATTACGGGACCACCAAAGGTGATGAGTAATTGGGGTTGCAATACCTGATTTAATTCTTTGGGCAATGAAGAAATAATCCGGTCGATGCAGGGATTGAATTTTTCCGAATGAAAATTCCCGGTGGTTTCGGTCAATACACTTACACTTTCGTCCTCTGCAATTTCTTCCAGTAACGTATTTAATTTTTCATTGGGTTCTACGAGTCCCGATAAAATCAATTTCCGGTCGTACTGATTCCATCGTGCAGCTAATTCCTGCAATTGACTTTCCGAAAGTTTTTGTTCGGGTATATAGGTTTCTATCGGTTTTACCGAAGGCATTTCTGCCGATCTTCCGTAGAGTGGTTCACTCAGTGGAATGTTAATGTGAACGGGTCCTTCCCCCGGAAGCAATGTTTGGTCCCAGGCCTGCGAAGCTATTCTTCGGATAAACCATAATTCTTCTTCACTGTTTCCTTCGCCCGGAATTTCATAACCAT
This window encodes:
- the menB gene encoding 1,4-dihydroxy-2-naphthoyl-CoA synthase, which translates into the protein MRTWTKIKNYEEIKFEFCEGVAKITINRPRYRNAFTPLTVMEMIDAMNYCRDEAKVDVIVLTGEGDKAFCSGGDQNVRGHGGYVGGDKIPRLNVLDLQKIIRSIPKVVIAMVNGFAIGGGHVLHVVCDLSIASENAIFGQTGPRVGSFDGGFGASYLARCVGQKKAREIWYLCDQYNAEQALQMGLVNTVVPLEKLEDEVMIWANKIREKSPLAIRMLKSSFNAELDGQTGIQELAGNATLLYYLSDEAKEGKNAYVEKRKPDFSKFPKFP
- the menD gene encoding 2-succinyl-5-enolpyruvyl-6-hydroxy-3-cyclohexene-1-carboxylic-acid synthase codes for the protein MFTDKAGIKQLIETLVKKGLREVVLSPGSRNAPLSLSFYHHKDIQLTVIPDERSAGYFALGMAQQLRRPVAVVCTSGTAALNYAPAIAEAYYQKIPLLVLTADRPVAWVDQADGQTIRQRDIFVNYVKHGYEIPGEGNSEEELWFIRRIASQAWDQTLLPGEGPVHINIPLSEPLYGRSAEMPSVKPIETYIPEQKLSESQLQELAARWNQYDRKLILSGLVEPNEKLNTLLEEIAEDESVSVLTETTGNFHSEKFNPCIDRIISSLPKELNQVLQPQLLITFGGPVISKRVKVFIRKNSPLEHWHIDTSELHLDTYQCLTHNIPLSPLSFFSQIKPHLKTKQSDYRKQWKEMDLLTEERHQAFMKNCPFSDLSAFESILKHIPENSDLQMSNSSPVRYVQLFKAGKKLSYHSNRGASGIDGCTSTAAGAAYASGKKTTLITGDIGFFYDSNGLWNKYLSKQLRIVVINNGGGGIFRIIEGPEHNDEIETLFETRQNMHAEFLCKAYGLNYFKASNKQELEESLQSFYGEKNREASVLEIFTESQLNPKILKDYFKYLKQGK